One Brevibacterium spongiae DNA segment encodes these proteins:
- a CDS encoding DUF4097 family beta strand repeat-containing protein, which yields MPATVRISESARLGLRVTLIILAAVVLLIPVIVTTAHGASRLNYGKIEANETLPGAMQELKIKLGTGASVDIKTANIAEPTVELTATGPRDSSADLKVKNRDSVAEVVLANRQKLENARMTVTVPTDIAGDLKLDLDGNYGQFDVNGRYSEIFADTDGGALSISGQADRLHTSTDWGATSLEGTFKTVEAKTGVGAIDGEDLTVTDRLEAVTSTGTIDLDFADETVPAGGITTKTDEGSIELLLPNLKLANERSDEDFLYRINAKSNDGSVELASDLKKFDVSKDPKDAEGKTLVPISATADTGMVTVNQN from the coding sequence ATGCCTGCCACAGTTCGCATCAGCGAATCCGCTCGACTCGGTCTGCGGGTGACCCTGATCATCCTCGCCGCCGTCGTCCTCCTCATCCCCGTCATCGTCACCACCGCGCACGGCGCCTCCCGCCTCAACTACGGCAAGATCGAGGCGAACGAAACCCTGCCCGGCGCGATGCAGGAACTCAAGATCAAGCTCGGCACGGGCGCCTCCGTCGACATCAAGACCGCCAACATCGCCGAGCCCACCGTCGAACTCACCGCCACCGGCCCCCGTGACAGTTCCGCGGACCTCAAGGTCAAGAACAGAGATTCCGTCGCCGAGGTGGTCCTGGCCAACCGTCAGAAGCTCGAAAACGCACGGATGACGGTCACCGTCCCCACCGACATCGCCGGTGACCTCAAGCTCGACCTCGACGGCAACTACGGTCAGTTCGACGTCAACGGCCGCTACTCGGAGATCTTCGCCGACACCGACGGCGGGGCGCTGTCGATCTCCGGCCAAGCCGACCGGCTGCACACCTCGACCGACTGGGGTGCGACATCCCTCGAGGGCACCTTCAAGACCGTGGAGGCGAAGACCGGGGTCGGCGCCATCGACGGCGAGGACCTCACCGTCACCGATCGCCTCGAGGCAGTCACCTCGACGGGAACCATCGACCTCGACTTCGCCGACGAGACGGTGCCGGCAGGGGGCATCACGACGAAGACCGATGAAGGATCGATCGAACTCCTCCTGCCGAACCTCAAGCTGGCCAATGAGCGATCGGACGAGGACTTCCTCTACCGGATCAACGCGAAGTCGAACGACGGTTCGGTGGAGCTGGCCTCGGATCTGAAGAAATTCGATGTCAGCAAGGACCCGAAGGACGCCGAGGGCAAGACCCTCGTGCCGATCTCGGCCACAGCCGACACTGGTATGGTCACGGTCAACCAGAACTGA
- a CDS encoding response regulator transcription factor, whose protein sequence is MRIVIAEDSAVLRAGLERLLADAGHEVIAAVPDANELLAVVHNDPPDLAVIDVRMPPTFTDEGIRAAVLIRKQNPDVKVLVFSQYVEEQYASELIAENTGGFGYLLKDRVADVEDFLAAVDEVASGGTVLDPEVVSQILVRTRKKDGLSTLSPRELEVLQLMAEGKSNAAIARTLYLSAGAVEKHISSVFTKFGLTADTSDNRRVLAVLTFLGA, encoded by the coding sequence ATGCGCATCGTAATCGCTGAAGACTCTGCCGTCCTGCGGGCCGGACTCGAACGACTCCTCGCCGACGCCGGACATGAGGTGATCGCCGCCGTCCCCGACGCGAACGAACTCCTCGCCGTCGTCCACAACGATCCGCCGGACCTCGCCGTCATCGACGTGCGCATGCCCCCGACGTTCACCGACGAAGGCATCCGCGCCGCAGTCCTCATCCGCAAGCAGAACCCGGACGTCAAGGTCCTCGTGTTCAGCCAATACGTCGAAGAGCAGTACGCGTCCGAACTCATCGCCGAGAACACCGGCGGATTCGGCTACCTCCTCAAGGATCGCGTGGCCGATGTCGAAGACTTCCTCGCAGCCGTCGACGAGGTCGCGTCGGGAGGCACCGTCCTCGACCCCGAGGTCGTCTCCCAGATCCTCGTGCGCACCCGGAAGAAAGACGGCCTGTCGACCCTGAGTCCCCGCGAACTCGAAGTCCTCCAGCTCATGGCCGAAGGCAAATCGAATGCCGCGATCGCCCGGACGCTCTACCTCAGCGCCGGCGCCGTCGAGAAGCACATCTCCTCGGTGTTCACGAAGTTCGGCCTCACCGCCGACACCTCGGACAACCGCCGAGTCCTCGCCGTCCTCACATTCCTCGGAGCCTAG
- a CDS encoding histidine kinase gives MSEKTPENPEDQEPQGTDPMETQTPEADTSSGEPAEASPIEASPVDESPEDSAPDSSPTESVREESISAEAIVNAPPTAEVEAATASQAGEFRTKPLDLEVPFATGSTRQHPRTPEQSPESSGSAPGQPPRQHPQAPTRQYAQAPTRAYDQAPRPTRAPKATAGPASPNNAAPRTYPAPAGTYGPAGQALYGPTGQPNPQPRYPQHPGQAHHPQPGMAMPHTGPNPGPNGAPHPNAGPHPNAAPYPNPNRVPNAGPIPGPRPPRRRKPRPEPVSYAPVTGSLPLDRDDVTEIPADGPITWPKRPTGFIGVANLVLSAVLAVIWAWVPLGLLFTGIGGIFALGLGVLALLAWILVQQGANIAERYRAELVYGDKIPVPKIESSTREPGFGRFLHNRWLQVKSGAFWRSTAHHYIKMLLGAIIVGGTLAGICGSLYGLFAAINPYGVNAFFVSSTIEGSARLGVAIGSVIVLASSLAILWFAPYLDRALDRALLAPARTVALQAEVTELDRARMAGIEAAAAERLRIERDLHDGAQPRLVALTMTLGMAKTKIDSDPERAKELVAEAHTEAKGIVNELRQLARGIHPAVLTDRGLDAAVSALAGRSAIPVDVDVRLEGRIGREAEAVSYFVVAECLTNIAKHSGATHAGVFIAPTEAGVQIVVTDNGHGGARVDRSGRHTGIAGLIDRVEAARGTLNLTSPAGGPTTVVVEVPCAS, from the coding sequence ATGAGTGAGAAGACCCCCGAGAACCCCGAGGATCAGGAGCCACAGGGCACCGATCCGATGGAGACTCAGACCCCCGAGGCTGATACGTCGTCAGGCGAACCAGCCGAAGCGTCCCCTATCGAAGCATCCCCTGTCGACGAATCCCCGGAGGATTCGGCTCCCGATTCGTCCCCCACCGAATCAGTTCGCGAAGAGTCCATCAGCGCCGAGGCGATCGTCAACGCGCCGCCGACCGCTGAGGTTGAGGCGGCGACTGCCAGCCAGGCCGGAGAGTTCCGGACCAAGCCGCTCGATCTCGAGGTGCCTTTCGCAACCGGATCGACCCGGCAGCACCCGCGGACACCGGAACAGTCCCCGGAGTCATCCGGCTCTGCACCTGGTCAGCCGCCCCGGCAGCATCCGCAGGCCCCGACCCGGCAGTACGCACAGGCTCCGACCCGCGCCTACGATCAGGCCCCGCGCCCCACGCGGGCGCCGAAGGCAACCGCCGGCCCCGCATCCCCGAACAATGCCGCACCTCGCACCTACCCGGCACCCGCTGGCACCTACGGTCCCGCAGGTCAGGCACTCTACGGACCGACCGGTCAGCCGAACCCGCAGCCCCGCTACCCTCAGCACCCGGGCCAAGCCCACCATCCCCAGCCGGGAATGGCGATGCCGCACACTGGTCCCAACCCCGGACCCAACGGCGCCCCGCACCCCAACGCCGGCCCGCACCCCAACGCCGCCCCGTACCCCAACCCCAACCGCGTCCCCAACGCGGGCCCGATCCCGGGCCCACGGCCGCCTCGGCGAAGGAAGCCGCGACCCGAACCGGTCTCCTATGCACCGGTCACCGGATCCCTGCCGCTGGACCGGGACGACGTCACGGAGATCCCCGCCGACGGCCCCATCACCTGGCCCAAGCGACCCACTGGCTTCATCGGCGTCGCGAACCTCGTGCTCTCCGCTGTCCTCGCCGTGATCTGGGCCTGGGTGCCGCTCGGACTGCTGTTCACCGGCATCGGCGGCATCTTCGCGCTCGGCCTCGGCGTGCTCGCCCTCCTCGCCTGGATCCTCGTCCAGCAAGGTGCGAACATCGCCGAACGCTACCGTGCCGAACTCGTCTACGGTGACAAGATCCCGGTCCCGAAGATCGAAAGCAGCACCCGCGAACCCGGCTTCGGCCGCTTCCTCCACAACCGCTGGCTGCAGGTGAAATCCGGCGCCTTCTGGCGCTCGACCGCCCATCATTACATCAAGATGCTGCTCGGAGCGATCATCGTCGGCGGCACCCTCGCCGGCATCTGCGGATCCCTCTACGGCCTCTTCGCCGCCATCAACCCCTACGGCGTCAACGCCTTCTTCGTCAGCTCCACCATCGAAGGATCGGCCCGCCTCGGCGTCGCCATCGGCTCGGTCATCGTGCTCGCCAGCTCCCTGGCCATCCTCTGGTTCGCGCCCTACCTCGACCGTGCCCTCGACCGGGCGCTGCTGGCCCCGGCCCGCACGGTGGCGCTGCAAGCCGAGGTCACCGAACTCGACCGGGCACGCATGGCCGGCATCGAGGCGGCCGCCGCCGAACGGCTGCGCATCGAACGCGACCTCCACGACGGAGCCCAGCCCCGCCTCGTCGCACTGACCATGACCCTGGGAATGGCGAAGACGAAGATCGACTCCGACCCCGAACGTGCCAAGGAGCTCGTCGCCGAAGCCCACACCGAAGCCAAGGGCATCGTCAACGAACTGCGCCAGCTCGCCCGCGGCATCCACCCCGCAGTGCTCACCGACCGCGGACTCGACGCGGCTGTGTCGGCCCTGGCCGGCCGGTCGGCGATCCCCGTCGACGTCGACGTCCGACTCGAAGGCAGGATCGGACGAGAAGCCGAAGCAGTGTCCTACTTCGTTGTCGCCGAATGCCTGACGAACATCGCCAAACACTCCGGAGCCACTCACGCCGGCGTGTTCATCGCCCCGACCGAGGCCGGCGTGCAGATCGTCGTCACCGACAACGGCCACGGCGGAGCACGCGTCGACCGGTCCGGACGGCATACCGGCATCGCCGGTCTCATCGACCGCGTCGAAGCCGCCCGTGGCACACTGAACCTGACCAGCCCCGCAGGTGGGCCAACGACTGTAGTTGTGGAGGTGCCATGCGCATCGTAA
- a CDS encoding trans-sulfuration enzyme family protein has translation MSSHIFEPTSPAGISTRSVHSGAMPEAHTGSVVAPIFQTSTFMMDTPGTTRAGFDYARTGTPNRSDLEQALCELENASFAAALNSGTSAGAAVFSALLRPGDEVILPRDVYGGTFRLLQNEYVRWGVVIRTVDLTDTSALAAAINENTAIVWAESPSNPGLDIIDIAEAARLAHAANALLVVDSTFATPILQRPLELGADVVVHSTTKFINGHSDVIGGAVLAGDGTSCPRAAEVVDRLESHLASVGLGISPFDAWLTRRGIKTLPVRMKAHCENAQAVAEWLETRDEVTEVVYPGLPSHPGHEVAKRQMSGFGGVVSLRTDTEERALALVANTRLITLAESLGGVESLIDHPATMTHLAVADCELSIDGAFIRLSVGIEDIDDILADLAQAFDATVGAAGESGNAAANDAAGNDATAGNGTAGNAVAGAPVAVTVPA, from the coding sequence GTGAGTTCACACATCTTCGAACCCACCTCACCCGCCGGAATCTCGACTCGATCGGTGCACTCGGGAGCTATGCCCGAGGCGCACACCGGTTCGGTCGTGGCCCCGATCTTCCAGACTTCGACCTTCATGATGGACACCCCGGGAACGACCCGCGCCGGATTCGACTACGCGCGCACAGGCACCCCGAACCGCAGCGATCTCGAACAGGCCCTGTGCGAGTTGGAGAATGCCTCCTTCGCCGCGGCCCTGAATTCGGGAACCTCCGCCGGGGCCGCTGTCTTCTCCGCACTGCTGCGTCCCGGCGACGAGGTCATCCTGCCGCGCGATGTCTACGGCGGAACCTTCCGCCTGCTGCAGAACGAATACGTGCGGTGGGGCGTGGTCATCCGCACCGTCGACCTCACCGACACATCTGCCTTGGCCGCGGCGATCAATGAGAACACCGCGATCGTCTGGGCGGAGTCCCCGAGCAACCCCGGACTCGACATCATCGACATCGCCGAGGCGGCCCGCCTCGCTCACGCGGCGAATGCGCTGCTGGTCGTCGACTCGACGTTCGCGACCCCGATCTTGCAGCGCCCTTTGGAGCTGGGCGCCGATGTCGTCGTGCACTCGACGACGAAGTTCATCAACGGTCATTCCGACGTCATCGGCGGTGCAGTGCTCGCCGGCGACGGAACCAGCTGTCCCCGTGCCGCCGAGGTGGTTGACCGCTTGGAGAGCCACCTCGCCTCCGTCGGTCTGGGAATCTCTCCGTTCGATGCGTGGCTGACCAGGCGCGGGATCAAGACCCTGCCGGTGCGGATGAAGGCCCACTGCGAAAACGCGCAGGCCGTGGCCGAATGGCTCGAAACCCGCGACGAAGTCACCGAGGTGGTCTACCCGGGACTGCCCTCGCATCCGGGCCATGAGGTGGCGAAGCGGCAGATGAGCGGGTTCGGGGGAGTGGTCTCCCTGCGCACCGACACCGAAGAGCGAGCGCTGGCGCTGGTGGCGAACACTCGGCTGATCACGTTGGCTGAATCGCTTGGGGGAGTCGAGTCGCTCATCGACCACCCGGCGACGATGACGCATCTGGCCGTCGCCGACTGCGAGCTGAGCATCGACGGCGCGTTCATCCGACTGTCGGTCGGCATCGAGGACATCGACGACATCCTCGCCGACCTCGCCCAGGCCTTCGACGCGACGGTCGGCGCTGCCGGTGAGTCCGGGAACGCGGCGGCCAACGACGCAGCAGGCAACGACGCGACAGCAGGTAACGGTACAGCCGGCAACGCAGTGGCCGGCGCTCCGGTCGCCGTGACGGTGCCGGCCTAG
- a CDS encoding FAD/NAD(P)-binding protein, protein MRKTPESADLTTGADTSTTPAGDAFASTAPGSGRHRADLTFIGAGPKTLGILLAIAARPNAGAGLRIHLIDPFPAGAGRIWRTAQSPHLWMNSRTEDITIFPDESCRLENPGIMGPTLHEWIHGPGRTRLIEAGLGNEAAALDSQSFASRRVQGHYLSAAFETALDRLEAEVHIHRTRAEAVRRADDDRGYVVATADGTQIATGVLVSAQGHLDMHTAEEDAVLADRAAASAGEAGDGLYYQGPGYTADLDFSSIPAGAEVLTRGFGLAFLDFMVMVTEGRGGEFVEDGRRLHYHPSGAEPVLWVGSSRGVSYSPKLGYSRADVPGAPPVELRYLNRLGAGTQTIDFATVLAPLFELELTHAHYAHLLWKRGIDAPELLERIDAAADRVLAVSAEHALAGSAEHVLAGSAERVGADSAGEVPRAAIGTNQHRANVEAIAAAARTVIDDPDDLFDLAGLDRPLDHLRCDDAKTAEAGVRKHIEDRLARSADVHHSADLAVFEALVKSYVAVRMLVRDGRVSHSDRTEFIEGRFHSLFSFIGSGPPPVRVKQILALHEAGLVRFLGPGLSIEADNSGFTARSTAHPEAKTFTHLVDARLARQSAEKAADPVLASLRADGRLLLETTAHAKLRTDGAGRALDAHGRVQKDLFLLGPAVSGSTAEAFSRPHTGAPVFADNERIAATILDAVSLGADHRELLAG, encoded by the coding sequence ATGCGTAAGACCCCGGAGTCGGCCGATCTCACGACCGGCGCTGATACGTCGACGACACCCGCCGGCGATGCGTTCGCGTCAACGGCGCCCGGCTCGGGCAGGCACCGCGCCGACCTCACGTTCATCGGGGCCGGTCCGAAGACCCTGGGCATCCTGCTCGCGATTGCAGCGAGACCGAACGCCGGGGCGGGTCTGCGCATTCACCTCATCGACCCGTTCCCGGCAGGTGCCGGGCGGATCTGGCGGACCGCGCAGTCGCCGCACCTGTGGATGAACTCGCGCACCGAGGACATCACGATCTTCCCCGATGAGAGCTGCCGCCTCGAGAATCCCGGGATCATGGGACCGACCCTGCACGAGTGGATCCACGGTCCCGGCCGGACCCGACTGATCGAGGCCGGCCTCGGTAACGAGGCGGCTGCGCTTGACTCCCAGTCCTTCGCCAGCCGTCGGGTCCAGGGCCACTACCTGTCCGCGGCCTTCGAGACCGCCCTCGACCGTCTCGAAGCCGAGGTGCACATCCACCGCACCCGCGCCGAGGCGGTGCGCCGTGCCGATGATGACCGCGGTTACGTTGTCGCGACCGCAGACGGTACACAGATCGCCACCGGCGTCCTTGTCTCGGCGCAGGGGCACCTCGATATGCACACCGCAGAGGAGGATGCGGTGCTGGCCGACCGCGCGGCCGCCTCGGCGGGTGAGGCGGGTGATGGTCTGTACTATCAGGGGCCCGGGTACACCGCCGATCTCGACTTCAGCAGCATTCCCGCCGGCGCCGAGGTGCTCACCCGCGGTTTCGGGCTCGCGTTCCTCGACTTCATGGTCATGGTCACCGAAGGTCGCGGCGGTGAATTCGTCGAGGACGGACGCCGGCTGCACTACCATCCCTCGGGGGCCGAACCAGTGCTGTGGGTCGGATCCTCCCGCGGAGTCTCCTATAGTCCGAAACTCGGCTACAGCCGAGCCGACGTCCCCGGCGCCCCACCCGTCGAACTGCGCTATCTGAACCGCCTCGGCGCCGGCACTCAGACCATCGACTTCGCGACGGTGCTCGCACCGTTGTTCGAACTCGAACTCACCCACGCCCACTACGCACATCTGCTGTGGAAACGCGGAATCGACGCCCCCGAACTGCTGGAGAGGATCGATGCAGCTGCCGATCGTGTGCTCGCAGTCTCCGCTGAACACGCGCTCGCAGGCTCCGCTGAACACGTGCTCGCAGGCTCCGCCGAACGTGTCGGAGCTGACAGCGCAGGCGAGGTCCCCCGCGCGGCGATCGGGACGAACCAGCACCGTGCGAACGTCGAAGCAATCGCCGCCGCGGCGCGAACGGTCATCGATGATCCGGACGACCTCTTCGACCTTGCCGGACTCGACCGGCCGCTGGATCACCTGCGCTGCGATGACGCCAAGACCGCCGAAGCCGGGGTGCGCAAGCACATCGAAGACCGCCTGGCCCGCAGCGCCGATGTGCACCACTCGGCCGATCTCGCGGTATTCGAGGCCTTGGTCAAGTCCTATGTGGCGGTGAGGATGCTGGTGCGCGACGGACGAGTCAGCCACAGCGATCGCACGGAGTTCATCGAAGGCAGATTCCATTCTCTGTTCTCGTTCATCGGCAGCGGACCGCCGCCGGTGCGGGTCAAGCAGATCCTCGCCCTCCACGAGGCGGGACTCGTCCGGTTCCTCGGCCCCGGACTGAGCATCGAGGCCGACAACTCCGGGTTCACCGCCCGCTCCACGGCCCATCCCGAGGCGAAGACCTTCACTCATCTCGTCGATGCCCGCCTGGCCCGGCAGTCCGCGGAGAAGGCCGCCGATCCGGTCCTCGCATCGTTGCGCGCGGATGGCCGACTGCTGCTCGAAACCACGGCGCATGCGAAGCTGCGCACCGATGGGGCCGGCCGCGCCCTCGACGCGCACGGTCGGGTGCAGAAGGATCTGTTCCTTCTCGGTCCTGCGGTCTCCGGGTCGACGGCCGAGGCCTTCAGCCGCCCGCACACGGGAGCCCCGGTATTCGCCGACAATGAGCGCATCGCCGCGACGATCCTCGACGCCGTCTCGTTGGGGGCCGATCATCGGGAGCTCTTGGCCGGGTGA
- a CDS encoding LLM class flavin-dependent oxidoreductase, with protein sequence MSVIIATTLTPDPTTGPATAKTLDGHADFALVPDDFTGLDAIEFASWLGPLTSRLGIIPEARVTHLEPFHLATASATLDYTARARSGLAVGISSTPTEAALFGRRDPAPASGAWAEAASVIDVIRRLWDSWGDDAIIRDQATDRYIDRDRLHYIHATLQDSTGADYSVLGPSITPRPPQGHPPILVRAEDGNEAARGAADVVLFDEAAGTFSLEDLRTELDPAVPVLAVLPAPTTSAEVAELVDSVRILTRRGASGVLLSASAENQLEFSVRLVSEILPALHAAGLRETPEAAAALGGGTEASDLRTLLGLAPAVSLYADA encoded by the coding sequence ATGAGCGTCATCATCGCCACCACGCTGACCCCCGATCCGACCACCGGCCCGGCGACCGCGAAGACGCTTGACGGACATGCGGACTTCGCCCTCGTCCCCGACGACTTCACCGGTCTCGACGCGATCGAGTTCGCGTCCTGGCTCGGCCCGCTGACCAGCCGCCTCGGGATCATCCCGGAGGCCCGCGTCACCCACCTCGAACCCTTCCACCTGGCCACCGCCTCGGCGACCCTCGACTACACGGCCCGGGCCCGTTCCGGACTGGCCGTGGGCATCTCCTCCACCCCCACCGAGGCGGCCCTCTTCGGTCGCCGCGACCCCGCCCCTGCCTCCGGTGCCTGGGCCGAGGCCGCCTCCGTCATCGACGTCATCCGCCGCCTCTGGGACTCCTGGGGCGACGACGCGATCATCCGCGACCAGGCCACCGACCGCTACATCGACCGCGACCGGCTCCACTACATCCACGCGACGCTGCAGGACTCGACGGGAGCCGACTACTCCGTGCTCGGCCCCTCGATCACACCCCGCCCGCCGCAGGGCCACCCGCCGATCCTCGTCCGCGCCGAAGACGGCAACGAGGCGGCCCGCGGCGCCGCCGACGTCGTCCTGTTCGACGAAGCGGCCGGCACATTCTCGCTCGAGGATCTGCGCACCGAGCTCGACCCCGCAGTCCCGGTGCTCGCCGTCCTGCCGGCACCGACGACCAGCGCCGAGGTGGCCGAACTCGTCGATTCCGTGCGCATCCTCACCAGACGCGGCGCCTCGGGGGTGCTGCTGAGCGCGTCCGCTGAGAACCAGCTCGAATTCAGCGTCCGCCTCGTCTCCGAGATCCTCCCGGCCCTGCACGCGGCAGGACTGCGCGAGACCCCGGAGGCCGCCGCGGCACTGGGCGGCGGCACCGAGGCGAGCGATCTGCGCACCCTCCTCGGACTCGCCCCGGCAGTGAGCCTCTATGCCGATGCGTAA
- the ssuE gene encoding NADPH-dependent FMN reductase: MSRVVLLSASPSEGSKTEALLEFIARRLGQYGHRTEFIKLRHLPAGPLLTGDASDDLIASARATVSAADAVVVGSPVFKATYTGLLKVFIDLLPMDALHGKPVLPVLTGGSPAHVLALDYGLKPLLATLGASSIGRGRFVASSNILPATDTTPPSIDESVERDVVDAIDQFDSELTVRARSCTHAEAAAAESLITTPITTERNPS, encoded by the coding sequence ATGTCACGTGTCGTCCTGCTCTCGGCCAGCCCCTCGGAGGGATCGAAGACCGAGGCGCTGCTCGAATTCATCGCCCGCAGACTCGGCCAATACGGCCACCGCACGGAGTTCATCAAACTCCGCCACCTGCCCGCCGGACCCCTGCTGACCGGCGATGCGAGCGATGACCTCATCGCCTCGGCGCGGGCCACGGTCTCAGCCGCCGATGCTGTGGTCGTCGGATCCCCGGTCTTCAAGGCCACGTACACCGGTCTGCTCAAGGTCTTCATCGACCTGCTGCCGATGGACGCCCTGCACGGCAAACCCGTGCTGCCCGTCCTCACCGGCGGATCCCCCGCCCACGTCCTCGCCCTTGACTACGGCCTCAAACCGCTGCTGGCCACGCTCGGGGCGAGCTCGATCGGCCGCGGCCGCTTCGTCGCATCGAGCAACATCCTCCCGGCCACGGACACGACCCCGCCGAGCATCGACGAATCCGTCGAACGCGACGTCGTCGACGCCATCGACCAGTTCGACTCGGAACTGACCGTCCGTGCCCGGTCCTGCACCCACGCCGAGGCGGCCGCCGCCGAATCCCTCATCACCACTCCGATCACGACCGAGAGGAACCCCTCATGA
- a CDS encoding NtaA/DmoA family FMN-dependent monooxygenase (This protein belongs to a clade of FMN-dependent monooxygenases, within a broader family of flavin-dependent oxidoreductases, the luciferase-like monooxygenase (LMM) family, some of whose members use coenzyme F420 rather than FMN.) — translation MPDFDSTIPGEPRQVHLAAHFPGVNNTTVWSDPASGSHIEFDSFAHLAQTAEAGLFDFFFLAEGLRLREHQGKIFDLDVVGRPNTTAVLSALAAVTQHIGLAGTLSATFNEPFDIARRLATIDHLSNGRAAWNVVTTSNAFTGENFRRGGYLDYADRYRRAEDFIDVARKLWDTAAGDTAAGDGTAAGVDSTTAADGTFTHNSDFFDIAGRFPTGALPGGHPVVFQAGDSDSGRDFAVGSADVIFTRHSDPESGRKFYADVKSRLPRYGRTEDSLKIYPGISVILGDTPDEAAERSREVASQQVSEAGAIAFLERVWDRDLSAFDPNGPLPDVPPAAESISQGRVKHIKDAEATIASWRQIAEAENLTARELVIRVSTRHSYVGTPHQVATDLAEAVRTKAADGFILVPHLTPGGLDEVVAKVVPELQELGVYRTEYPEGSLRQNIGLPAARTAADWADARREARGTGTAETGATETGAPEATTAGTDAPARELKEVS, via the coding sequence ATGCCTGACTTCGACAGCACCATCCCCGGCGAACCGCGCCAGGTCCACCTCGCCGCCCACTTCCCGGGGGTGAACAATACGACCGTGTGGTCCGACCCCGCTTCGGGCAGCCACATCGAATTCGACTCCTTCGCCCACCTCGCACAGACCGCCGAGGCCGGACTCTTCGACTTCTTCTTCCTCGCCGAAGGCCTGCGGCTGCGCGAACACCAAGGGAAGATCTTCGACCTCGACGTCGTCGGCCGGCCGAACACCACCGCCGTCCTCTCCGCGCTCGCCGCCGTCACTCAGCACATCGGGCTGGCCGGGACACTGAGCGCGACGTTCAACGAACCCTTCGACATCGCCCGCCGGCTCGCGACCATCGACCACCTCTCGAACGGTCGCGCCGCCTGGAACGTCGTGACGACCTCCAACGCCTTCACGGGCGAGAACTTCCGCCGCGGCGGCTACCTCGACTACGCCGACCGCTACCGCCGAGCCGAAGACTTCATCGACGTGGCGCGGAAACTCTGGGACACGGCCGCCGGAGACACAGCCGCCGGCGACGGCACCGCTGCCGGCGTCGACTCCACCACCGCCGCTGACGGCACCTTCACCCACAACAGCGACTTCTTCGACATCGCCGGACGCTTCCCCACCGGCGCCCTGCCCGGAGGGCACCCCGTCGTCTTCCAGGCCGGGGACTCGGACTCCGGCCGCGACTTCGCCGTCGGCTCGGCCGATGTCATCTTCACCCGCCACTCCGACCCCGAATCCGGGCGGAAGTTCTACGCGGACGTGAAGTCCCGCCTTCCCCGCTACGGGCGGACCGAAGACTCCCTGAAGATCTACCCGGGAATCTCCGTCATCCTCGGCGACACCCCCGACGAGGCGGCCGAACGCTCCCGTGAAGTCGCCTCCCAGCAGGTCAGCGAGGCCGGCGCCATCGCATTCCTCGAACGCGTCTGGGACCGCGACCTCTCCGCCTTCGACCCGAACGGGCCCCTGCCCGACGTCCCTCCAGCAGCTGAGTCGATCTCCCAAGGCCGGGTCAAACACATCAAGGACGCGGAGGCGACGATCGCGTCCTGGCGGCAGATTGCCGAGGCCGAGAACCTCACCGCCCGCGAACTCGTCATCCGCGTCTCGACCCGCCACTCCTACGTCGGCACCCCGCACCAGGTCGCGACAGACCTCGCCGAGGCGGTCCGCACGAAAGCCGCCGACGGCTTCATCCTCGTCCCCCACCTCACCCCGGGCGGACTCGACGAGGTGGTGGCGAAGGTCGTGCCCGAACTCCAGGAACTCGGGGTCTACCGCACCGAATACCCGGAGGGGTCCCTCCGGCAGAACATCGGACTGCCCGCGGCCCGTACGGCCGCCGACTGGGCCGATGCCCGCCGCGAAGCCCGCGGTACCGGAACAGCCGAAACCGGCGCAACCGAAACCGGAGCACCCGAAGCAACTACCGCTGGCACCGACGCCCCGGCTCGCGAACTCAAGGAGGTGAGCTGA